TGAACTAAATCAGGAGTACAGTTTTCTTTATCAACTTTATTAACTACAACAATTGGAGTTAAACCTAATTCTAATGCCTTCCCTAATACAAAACGAGTTTGAGGCATTGGTCCTTCAAAAGCATCAACCAATAAAAGAACACCATCCGCCATTTTTAAAACACGCTCTACTTCTCCACCAAAATCGGCGTGACCAGGAGTATCAATTACATTAATTTTTACACCTTTATAATTAACAGATACATTCTTAGATAAAATAGTAATTCCTCTCTCTCTTTCTAAATCATTATTATCTAATAAAAGATCTGTACGCTCTTTACGTTCATCTAAAATTTTCGCCTGATCAATAATCTTATCTACTAGCGTAGTTTTTCCATGATCTACGTGTGCAATAATTGCTATATTTCTTATCGGTTGCATAATGCTACATTAATTTGCCGCAAAAGTAGTATTTCACTTTGAATTGCGCTAATAATGAAGCACATATTTATTTTGAGTAAAAAAGGGGAAAAATATCTTCTTTTTTTTAATGCTTAAAGTTTGTAGTGAATTGAAAAAATATGTAGGTTTGATGAAACAATTAACTAAAAATACAAATGGAAATAACAGCTAATAATCCGAATAGAAAATCGTGGTTGAAAGTTGAAGAAAATTCAGATTTTCCAATTCAAAATATACCTTTTGGAGTTTTTTTAACTCGTGATGATATCATAACTATTGGAACTCGTATTGGTGATTATGCTATTGATTTAGGTGCATTACATCAGTTAGGGTACTTCGATGGAATTCCATTAACAGATGATATTTTTCTACAAGACACTTTAAACGATTTCATCGCAGATGGAAGAAAAACTTGGCGTTTAGTAAGAAACAGAATTGCAGATATTTTTGATGTAAAGAATGGAAAATTAAGAGACCATGCTGAGCATAAAGACAAAATTATCTTTAGAATGGATGAAGTCGAAATGCTTTTACCTGTTCAAGTTGGAGATTATACTGATTTTTATGCAAGTAAAGAACATGCTACCAATGTAGGTAGTCTTTTTAGAGATCCAAAGAATGCTTTAATGCCAAACTGGTTACATATTCCAATTGGATATCATGGAAGAAGTTCTTCAATTATTCCTTCTGGAACACCAATTCACAGACCTGTTGGTCAATCTAAACCTACTGAAGAAGGTGGTGCTCCAGGATTTGGGCCATCGAAATTATTAGATTTTGAATTAGAAATGGCATTTATAACAACTGTTTCTAATGATTTAGGAGACCGAATTTCAATAGAAGAAGCTGAAGATTATATCTTTGGACTAGTATTATTTAATGACTGGTCTGCACGTGATATTCAAGCCTGGGAATATCAACCTTTAGGACCTTTCTTAGGAAAGAATTTTGCTTCAACAATTTCTCCTTGGATCGTAACTTTAGATGCTTTAGAACCATTTAGAGTTGATAATCCAAAACAAGAGCCTACTCCTTTACCTTATTTACAGCATGAAGGAAAGCATAGTTTTGATATTAACTTACAAATGGCAATTCAACCAGAAGAAAAGGAAGAAACTGTAGTTTGTAATTCTAACTTCAAATACATGTATTGGACTATGGCGCAACAATTAGCTCACCATACTGTAAATGGTTGTCCTGTTGAAGCTGGTGATATGATGGGAAGTGGAACAATTTCAGGACCTACTCAAGATAGTTTTGGATCTATGTTAGAATTAACGTGGAGAGGACAAAATCCTATCAAAATGAATGACGGTAGTGAAAGAAAATTCATTCAAGATAACGATACTGTTATTATGAGAGGATTTGCTAAAAATGACACAGTTAGAATTGGTTTTGGTGAATGTTTAGGTAAAGTTTTACCGGCAAAACCATTATAATTCAAAACATATAACAATAAAAAAACCATTTCAAATGAAATGGTTTTTTTTATGTCTTTAAAGTTTTAATCCTACTCTTCTGGTGGTGGGTGACCGAATATATCTTCATAAACTTCATCAAAGTTAGCTCTTAAGTAAGAATTTAACTTCTTACGATAATCATCTTGTAACCAATCAATGAAATTATGTGTAGACTTACAAATACATTTTGAATATCTGTGAATTCTATCATCTATATCTCCTCCTAACTTCTTCGCTAATAATAATGCATCAAAAACGTCTTCACTATTCTCTATACACATCTTAGCATGATGCTCTATTGATTTCTCAAGAACTTTTTTAGAACTCTGTCCTGATTGAATTGTATCTACATATACTCGTTTAACATCGAAGTATAAATCTTCGTCTTTTGTATTAGCAAATTCTTCTCTAACTGCTTCAGGTAATTCGTATCTAAAATTACTTTCAATATCCTCATCCGTAAGTAAGTTATCTAGATAAAAATTAGGAGCTCTAAACATTTTCTGCCAATCTAAATCCGCTCCCCATGGTCCAAATCTGTGGAAATTATTTCCTAAATCAATTACATTAAAATTAGATTTTCCTGGAAGAATCCTTGATCCACGACCAATCATCTGATAATATAATGTCAAAGATTTTGTTGCTCTGTTTAAGATAATCGACTGAACAGAAGGCTCGTCAAATCCTGTAGTTAAAATACTAACAGAAGTAATGATGGCATTTGGAGTTTGATTAAACCATTTTAAAATCGCATCACGCTCCTTTTTTGTATTTGTATTATCTAAATGTGCAATAGGGTATCCTGCTCTTTTGAACGTATCATACACATATAAAGATGTATTAATACCATTATTAAAGATTAAGGTTTTCGTTCCTTTAGCTCGTTCTTCATATGCTTGCAATAACTTAGAAAGCATATTCGTATTGGTATATAAATCTTCAGAAGATTTTACTGTATAATCTCCATTTGCTCCAACTTCAAGTGAAGTTAAACCAACATTGTAAGAATATACACTTGCCTTTGCTAAATATTCATTATTAATTAAGGCTGCAATACTTTCTCCTACGATTAATTCATCATAGTTATCTTTCATTGGCATTTTAATATTAGAACTTAACGGTGTTGCCGTAACTCCTAAAATGAAAGATTTATTGAAGAATTTAAATAATTTAGTAAACGAATTATAGTGCGCCTCATCAATAATAACTAATCCTACATCTGATATATCAAGAATATCATCATTTAATCTATTATTTAGTGTTTCCACCATTGCAACAAAACAATCATACTCATCTTGATCGTCTAAACTTGCTTTACTATCAATAATTTTATTTTCAACACCAAACTCTCCAAGCATTCTAGCCGTTTGTTTACATAATTCGATTCGGTGCGTCATAATAAGCACTTTCTTTTTGTAGTGCTTTAAATATTGACGTGTAATTTCAGAAAATATAACTGTTTTTCCTCCTCCTGTTGGCAATTGATACAGAAGATGATAATTTTCAGGGGCGTTTTCGAAACTCTTAAATATTTTAAATAATGCCTCTTTCTGGTAATCGTAAAGACTTTTACCAACTTTATTTTTAGTTTCAGTAGTACTCAAAAGGTGATTTTTTTAAAAACTCAAAAATACAACCTATTTAGTAATCCCCAGTGTTATTTTATGATTTTTTCGAGATTAATTTGAGTAATATCATAATGTGATGCATGCAAAGCAGTTATTCCATTATGAATTAACAAAAGTTGTGGAGATTGATGCATTACTTGGAACTCATACCCTACTTCATTAGACACGTCACGGTAACTTAATAAATCCAAATAGTACATATCTATCTTATCACTTACACTCTCAGGAAAACCTTGGTCAAAATTTTTCAATACCGTTCTACTAATAACACATCTTGTAGAATGCTTAAAAATACCTACTACTTTTGATTTAGATTTTTTCTTTATTTCTTCAAATTGACTTACAGAAGTTAATGGAATCCAATTTATTACGGACTTCACTTCTTTCTTTTCACTTTTCTCAGTCGATTTATTAAATATATTACCAAATATTCCCATTCTATATTATTTTACATTCATTGTCGAAGTTCTTTTCAACTCCTTTCAAACAAGACAAAAAGTCATTCAAAAACTCGTTTTAAAAGACAAATTGTCCTGCAAAAATACAAGATTTCAATTGGTATTGAATTTGTTCAGAGGATAAATAAAAAAATAAGAATGAATTTCAATAACTATACAATAAAATCACAAGAGACTATTCAGCTTTCACAGCAAATAGCTCAAGAATATAATCACAATCAAATTGAAAATGAGCACATCTTAAAGTCTATGTTTCAAGTAGATGAAAATGTACTTCCTTTCATATTGAAAAAGTTAAATCTAAATATTGATTTAATACAAAATGTATTAGATCAACAATTGAATAGTTTCTCAAAGGTTAGTGGAGCTAATATTCTATTGTCACACGAAGCTACTAAAACATTAAACGAAGCTTCTATTATAGCTAAAAAGATGAGTGATGAATATGTTTCTATAGAACATCTTATCCTGGCTATATTTAAATCGAAAAGTCAAATTTCACAATTTTTAAAAGATCAAGGAGTTAATGAAAAAGGGTTAAAAGCTGCAATTGAAGAACTACGTAAAGGAAATAGAGTTACTTCACAAAGTGCTGAAGAATCATACAATTCACTGAACAAATACGCTAAAAATTTAAATCAATTAGCACAAGACGGAAAATTAGATCCTGTTATTGGTAGAGATGAAGAAATTAGACGATTACTTCAGATTTTATCTAGAAGAACTAAAAATAATCCAATTCTTGTTGGAGAACCAGGAACCGGAAAAACTGCAATTGCAGAAGGATTAGCGCATAGAATTATTCGTGGAGATGTACCAGAGAACTTGAAAGATAAACTCATTTTCTCCTTAGATATGGGAGCATTAATTGCTGGAGCAAAATTCAAAGGAGAATTTGAAGAGCGTTTAAAAGCAGTAATTAAGGAAGTAACTACATCTGAGGGCGATATTGTTTTATTCATTGACGAGATCCATACTCTAGTTGGTGCTGGTGGTGGTCAAGGAGCAATGGATGCTGCTAATATTTTAAAACCGGCTTTAGCCCGTGGTGAATTAAGAGCTATTGGAGCAACAACTTTAGATGAATATCAAAAGTATTTCGAAAAAGATAAAGCTCTAGAGCGTCGTTTTCAAAAAGTAGTCGTTGACGAACCGGATACTGAAAGTGCGATATCAATTTTACGTGGTATTAAAGAAAAGTACGAAACACACCATAAAGTGCGTATTAAAGATGAAGCTATTATTGGAGCTGTAGAACTTTCTCAACGTTATATTACTAGTCGTTTTTTACCAGACAAAGCCATTGATTTAATGGATGAAGCTGCTGCTAAATTACGTATGGAAATTAATTCTAAACCGGAAGAGTTAGATATTTTAGATCGTAAAATAATGCAGTTAGAAATTGAAATAGAGGCTATAAAACGTGAAAACGATGTCTCAAAATTAAAATCTCTAAATGCTGATTTAGCAAATCTGAAAGAAGAAAGAAATGAAATTAATGCAAAATGGCAATCTGAGAAAACTGTTGTTGATTCTATACAATCGCTAAAAACAGCTATTGAAGAATCTAAATTAGAGGCTGAAAAAGCTGAAAGAAATGGTGATTATGGACGCGTTGCAGAACTACGTTATGGGAAAATTAAAGAGCTTCAAGAAGAATTAGAAGAACAACAGAAAATTCTTTCTGAACAAGAAGATAACGCACTTATTAAGGAGGAAGTTACTTATGACAACATTGCTGAAGTAGTTGCAAAATGGACGGGAATTCCTGTAACTAAAATGCTACAATCGGAACGTGAAAAATTATTACGATTAGAAGATGAATTACATAAGCGAGTGGTTGGACAAGAGGAAGCTATAGAAGCAGTTTCTGATGCCGTTAGAAGATCAAGAGCAGGATTGCAAAACCCAAATAAACCTATTGGTTCTTTCCTCTTTTTAGGGACGACGGGAGTTGGTAAAACGGAATTAGCCAAAGCTTTAGCTGAGTATTTATTTGATGATGATAATGCCATTACACGAATAGACATGAGTGAATATCAAGAGCGTCATTCTGTAAGTAGATTAGTGGGTGCGCCTCCTGGATATGTTGGTTATGATGAAGGTGGACAATTAACAGAAGCAGTGCGAAGAAAGCCCTATTCTGTTGTGCTTTTAGATGAAATTGAAAAAGCTCATCCAGATACTTTTAATATTCTGTTACAAGTATTAGATGAAGGTAGATTAACAGATAATAAAGGTCGTGTTGCTGATTTCAAAAACGCAATTATCATAATGACTTCAAATATGGGAAGTCATATTATTCAAGAGAAGTTCGAAACCATGAAAGGTGAGATACATTCAGCAATGGATTTAGCAAAAGATGAAGTTTTAGGGTTACTTAAACAAAGTGTCAGACCTGAATTCTTGAATCGAATTGACGATATAACTATGTTCACTCCACTTTCTGAACACAACATTAGAAACATTGTTGAAATTCAATTGAACAGTGTTAAAAAAACAGTAGCCGAACAAAATATTGTTCTTGACGCAACTGAAGAAGCAATAAGCTATTTAGCTAAAAAAGGATATCAACCAGAATTTGGAGCAAGACCCGTAAAAAGGGTTATTCAAAAAGAGGTTTTGAATACATTATCAAAAGAAATTTTATCAGGAAAAGTAACAACAGATAGTATCATTTTATTAGATGCATTTGATGATGAATTGGTTTTTAGAAATCAATCAGAATTGGTAAGCAATTCATAGTAGTAGTTTTTGAGTTAAGTGAAAAGCGATGTTTATTTGATAAGCATCGCTTTTATTTTTATTACATTCGTAACAAATCAAATCTTATGAAAAAAATCATTTTAGTTCTTGTATTTATTTTTAGCATTCAAGGTGTTTCAGCACAATCAGAAACAACAACATATTATTTAATTCGTCATACTGATAAAGTGCTTAAAAACAAAGGAGATAGAGATCCAGATTTGACTAAAAAAGGATATTTAAGAGCACAAAAATGGGCAGAAGTTCTTTCTGATGTAAAGTTTGATATGGTATATAGTTCTAATTACAAAAGAACTATAGAAACTGCAAAACCAACAGCTAAAGCAAATAATATAGGAATCAACTTCTACGATCCTAAAAAATCATATGACAAAGCGTTTCAAAAAGCAACTAAAGGTAAAACTGTACTAATTGTAGGACATAGTAACTCAACTCCATCTTTTGTCAATAAGATTTTAGGCGAATCTAAATACGTTGAAATTGATGAAAGTAATTATACCAATTTATACATTGTTAACGTAAATAAAGACAGTAAAAACAGTACCCTTTTACATGTAGACTTTTAGTCTTTTGTGTAATAATTAAAGTCTTTTAAAATCGTTGCTATAAAATCGATATCAGGAGTTTCTTTTGGCTTTTTTATACCAGTAACTTCTTCGATTTTAGATCTTAATTTTATCAAAGTATTATAGTCCTTCTTGTTTTTTGCTCGAGTATAAGTATCCTTTATTATTCGAGCATCATTATCAGAAAGTTTGATAACATTGGCATAAACAGGTTTATAATCTTCTTTTATATTCTCTAGAATCGTTTTAGCAAAACTGGCGTTATCTTTTAAGTACACCACAACTGTATTTGCAGAGATATCTCCTACTCTTTGGTTCTTAGAAGTAAAAACTATCATGAAAAAACCAATTGATTTCCCAATAATAAAAATCATGTAAATCAATCCAAAATAGCTATTTACATATCCCATAGAATAAAAATAAACGAAGAGTAAAATAAACAAGTTAAAATCAACCATTCGCATAAACCATCTGATTATATAATCGCCAATGGATGGTTTAAATCCTTCAATATTTATAACTCTCAACTTTAAAATTCTTTTACCTAAAGTTTGTCCATTCATTAAAATTTCTTGGTACAAAGAATAAAATGTAAGTGGCAAAAACATTAAAATATCAATAGCCTTAACCGACCAATAATCACCGTCTGTTGCATCTTTAATCAAAGAAAAATTAAACAGTTCTATAATTAAATAGATGTAAGCAAATTTTACTACGTTATCTATGATAAATGCGAGTAATCGTTGGCCAACGTTCGCCATCTCAAAATTTATCTTAACATTTTGTGTAGTATTTATTTGTAGCGTTTTCATACAATTTTTACATTTGTCTCTATGAGAGAGATCGCTTTTATAAAGCAAAATAAAGAAAAATGGCTTGAATTAGATGAAGTAATTTCAAATAATATTGAAAAAACTCCAGATGAAATTGCTGACTTGCATATCAAAATCATGAATGATTTATCATATGCTCAAACCTTTTATCCTAAGAGTAATGTTGTTCCTTATTTGAACAAACTTGCCAAAAAAAGCTACAGCAAAATTTATCATACTAAAAAGCAAGAAAAAAATACATTAGTTGCTTTCTTTTTAGAAACAGTTCCTCTACTCTCTTACAAATACCGAAAGTACATATATGTTTCTTTCATCTTTTTCTTTATTTGTTTTTTCATTGGTTTATTGTCCACCTTTAACGATGAAAACTTTGCTCGTCAAATATTAGGTAATGGCTATATTGATGAAACTTTAGAGAATATTGAAAGTGGAGATGCATTAGCCATTTATAAAAATGGAAGTACTTGGGGAAGTTTTATTGGTATATTCAACAACAATCTACGTGTAGGATTAAATATGTTTTTATCCGGTTTATTCTTAGGAATAGGATCTGGTTTTTATATTATTCATAATGGAATTATGGTTGCCGTTTTCCAAGCTTTCTTTTATCAAAACAATAGTTTTTTTGATAGTTTAAAAGGAATTTGGATTCATGGAACTTATGAAATTTTTGCAATGATTATTGAAGCTGCCTGTGGTTATATTATTGGTGCAAGTATTTTATTCCCAGGAGCACTTAGCCGTTTTGAATCCTTTAAAAAAGGACTTCGAGAAGCCTTTTATATATTCCTAAGTACCATACCATTTACTTTTGTCGCAGCTTTTTTAGAAGGTTATGTAACCCGATATTATAATCAAGTTCCAACCTTTGTTTGTATTCTCATTATCGCAACTTGTTTGGTAAGTATAAGTTACTATTACTTAATATTTCCATTTAAAGTAGCGGCTAAAAATCAGGTTAAATAATGAGAAACTTTATTTTACTGTTTTTGCTGTGTATTGGAATTTCGTCATTTGGCCAAGATGATTATTCGGATGAAAATGAAAATACTTATGAATATGTTGATTATGGAACCGAAATCATTGAGGAACGTAGTTTTGATGAAGATTTAAAATCAAAATATAACGGACCAGAATTTATATACACAGAAACCAAACCAGAGAAACCAAAACCTGAAAAAGATGACAAGTTAAGTCGTGATTTCTTTAAGGCATTAGTAGGATTTCTATCTACAGTATTTCCTTATTTATTGGCTTTAATCGTAGTCATCATTATTGTGAAAAGTGTACTCGCCGGAAATGCCGATTTCTGGAGGTTTAAAAAGAAAAAAATTGATAAGACTCCTTTAGTTATAACACAAGAGGAAGAAGAAAACATTCATGAAACAGATTATGAAAGATTGTTGCGTTTAGCGATTGATGCTAATGATTACAGAAAAGCAACTCGTTATTATTATTTGCTTTTATTGAAAAGAATGAATGAGAAAGAATTAATTACCTATGATAAAGATAAAACCAATTCTGAATATGTTTTTGATTTGCAAAAATTAGAGTTGAGAAAACAATTCTCTTATCTTTTATACATTTATGACTACGTATGGTATGGAGAGTTTAAAGTTGATGAATTGAACTTTATGACAATTGAAAATGAATATGAATCTTTCTTTAAACTATTATAATTGATGATAAAGAAAAGATACATATCATTCATTTTAGCATCGATGGCAGCGTTAGTTCTAACAAGCTGTAAAAAGACGAATTGGCAAGAGAACTTCAGAGAACGTTCAAAAGAACCTTTTGGCACCTATATCGTACAACAAGAAATTCAAGAATTATTTAAGGATGAACAAATCAATGTTCTTAATAAACATATTGATGACTATTTAATTGACATTTTCTATGACTATGAAGCGGATTTTGCCAATTATGTTTGTATAAAACCTGTCGCTTATCGCTTAGGTCCTGAATCTACCAACAAATTATTACAATTCGCTGCTTCTGGCAATGATGTTTTCTTATCACTGAATTTCTTCAATAGTACTTTAGAAGAAACCTTAGGAATTGAAACAATAAATCTTGATTCGGACATTTACACTGTGGCGGATTTGAAAAAATTAAATGGAACTCTTGAATTAGAGAATAATGTATTTGAAAATACGAGTTTTAAATATGACCGAAACTTGAGGAAGAATTACTTCTCTAAATTTGATGAAGAAAGTACAACTATTCTAGGAACACAAGAAGTAAACGATACTATTCGTCCTAATTTTATTAAAGTACGTTACGAAAAAGGAAATATATTCTTACATACACAACCGATAGCATTTACAAATTATTATTTGATCAATGGAAATCAAGAATATGTAGAAAATGTGTTTTCATATCTACCAAACAGAACCATAATTTGGGATCCACAGCGAAGAGCAAGCAGAAGACGTGGCGACGATGATAAAACATCTGCCCTGAGCTTTTTCATGAAACATCCTTCATTAAAATGGTCTCTTTATATTGCATTTATTGGATTATTGCTATTCATGTTTTTAAATGCGAGAAGAAAACAACGTGCAATTCCTGAAGTAAAACAATTGAAAAATTCAACACAAGATTTTACACATACTATCGCTAACTTATATTTAAAAGAAGAGAATCATAAAAATATAGTTTCTAAGAAAATCACCTATTTCTTAGAGAAAATCAGAACAAAATATCATCTAGAAACGAGAAATTTAAATTCTAGTTTTATAGAAAAACTCGCTGCAAAATCTGGTAATACAGAACACACAACAAAATATTTGATTAATACAATAATCGCATTAAACAAAAAATCTATCTGTACTCAAGATGAATTAGTTCGTTTGAATACATTGATAGAAAACTTTTTACAAAACAAGTAATTATGGAAGAAACAAGACAAGAAAATGAGAACCTAGAGTTTACTAATAGAATTGACCTAACAGAATTACAAGAAAGTGTTCATAAAATCAAAACACAATTAAATAAAGTAATTGTTGGTCAAAAAGAAATGATTGACTTGTTAATAGTTGCTATTTTCTCTGACGGACACGCTTTGATTGAAGGTGTTCCTGGAGTTGCAAAAACTATGACTACTAAATTATTATCTAGAGCTATGGATATTGATTTTAGTAGAATTCAATTCACACCAGACTTAATGCCTTCTGATATTTTAGGAACATCTGTTTTTAATGTAAAATCTTCTGAATTTGAATTCAAGAAAGGTCCAGTTTTCTCAAATATGGTTTTAATTGATGAAATCAATAGAGCTCCTGCAAAAACACAAGCAGCATTATTTGAGGTAATGGAAGAAAAGCAAATTACAATGGATGGTACACGTTATAAAATGAACGCTCCCTTTATTGTATTGGCCACTCAAAACCCAATTGAACAAGAAGGAACATATCGTTTACCAGAGGCTCAATTAGACCGATTTATTTTTAAAGTAAATGTAGAATATCCATCTGCTGAAGAAGAATTAGAAATTATTATTCGCGAGCAAGCATTAGAGAAAAATGTAAAATTAGATCAAGTAGAAAAAGTAATTACTGGAGCTGAGATTATAAAATATAAAGATCTTATCACTCAAATAAAAGTAGAAAAGAACTTATTAGAATATATTGCTAATATTGTTGTAAATACAAGATCAAACTCATTCTTATTCTTAGGAGCATCACCTAGAGCATCCATTTCTATTTTAAAAGCCTCAAAAGCTTTTGCTGCGATTAACGGACGTGATTTCGTAACTCCAGAAGATATTAAAAATGCTGCAATTCCTGTATTGGAACATCGTGTAATTGTGACTCCTGAACGCGAAATGGAAGGTGTTACGAGCAAACAAATTATTGAACAAATTATTGAATCTGTTGAAATTCCTAGATAAGGTTTAAAACTACTTGATGAAGAACTTTATAACATCTTTTTTCTTAAATAATCGCTTTTTTTATGCGCTTACGATAGTTGCTATGCTATTCGTAGTTGGGTTCTTTATTCCGTTGTTTTTTGGATTGGCTAAAGCATTATTATTCGGTTTATTACTCATTACACTTATCGATATATTCTTATTGTTTTCTGTTAAAAACGGAGTTACAGCTGAAAGATCAGTTCCTGAACGATTATCAA
This genomic window from Tenacibaculum sp. 190524A05c contains:
- the fahA gene encoding fumarylacetoacetase; amino-acid sequence: MEITANNPNRKSWLKVEENSDFPIQNIPFGVFLTRDDIITIGTRIGDYAIDLGALHQLGYFDGIPLTDDIFLQDTLNDFIADGRKTWRLVRNRIADIFDVKNGKLRDHAEHKDKIIFRMDEVEMLLPVQVGDYTDFYASKEHATNVGSLFRDPKNALMPNWLHIPIGYHGRSSSIIPSGTPIHRPVGQSKPTEEGGAPGFGPSKLLDFELEMAFITTVSNDLGDRISIEEAEDYIFGLVLFNDWSARDIQAWEYQPLGPFLGKNFASTISPWIVTLDALEPFRVDNPKQEPTPLPYLQHEGKHSFDINLQMAIQPEEKEETVVCNSNFKYMYWTMAQQLAHHTVNGCPVEAGDMMGSGTISGPTQDSFGSMLELTWRGQNPIKMNDGSERKFIQDNDTVIMRGFAKNDTVRIGFGECLGKVLPAKPL
- a CDS encoding DEAD/DEAH box helicase gives rise to the protein MSTTETKNKVGKSLYDYQKEALFKIFKSFENAPENYHLLYQLPTGGGKTVIFSEITRQYLKHYKKKVLIMTHRIELCKQTARMLGEFGVENKIIDSKASLDDQDEYDCFVAMVETLNNRLNDDILDISDVGLVIIDEAHYNSFTKLFKFFNKSFILGVTATPLSSNIKMPMKDNYDELIVGESIAALINNEYLAKASVYSYNVGLTSLEVGANGDYTVKSSEDLYTNTNMLSKLLQAYEERAKGTKTLIFNNGINTSLYVYDTFKRAGYPIAHLDNTNTKKERDAILKWFNQTPNAIITSVSILTTGFDEPSVQSIILNRATKSLTLYYQMIGRGSRILPGKSNFNVIDLGNNFHRFGPWGADLDWQKMFRAPNFYLDNLLTDEDIESNFRYELPEAVREEFANTKDEDLYFDVKRVYVDTIQSGQSSKKVLEKSIEHHAKMCIENSEDVFDALLLAKKLGGDIDDRIHRYSKCICKSTHNFIDWLQDDYRKKLNSYLRANFDEVYEDIFGHPPPEE
- the ytxJ gene encoding bacillithiol system redox-active protein YtxJ, whose protein sequence is MGIFGNIFNKSTEKSEKKEVKSVINWIPLTSVSQFEEIKKKSKSKVVGIFKHSTRCVISRTVLKNFDQGFPESVSDKIDMYYLDLLSYRDVSNEVGYEFQVMHQSPQLLLIHNGITALHASHYDITQINLEKIIK
- the clpB gene encoding ATP-dependent chaperone ClpB; this encodes MNFNNYTIKSQETIQLSQQIAQEYNHNQIENEHILKSMFQVDENVLPFILKKLNLNIDLIQNVLDQQLNSFSKVSGANILLSHEATKTLNEASIIAKKMSDEYVSIEHLILAIFKSKSQISQFLKDQGVNEKGLKAAIEELRKGNRVTSQSAEESYNSLNKYAKNLNQLAQDGKLDPVIGRDEEIRRLLQILSRRTKNNPILVGEPGTGKTAIAEGLAHRIIRGDVPENLKDKLIFSLDMGALIAGAKFKGEFEERLKAVIKEVTTSEGDIVLFIDEIHTLVGAGGGQGAMDAANILKPALARGELRAIGATTLDEYQKYFEKDKALERRFQKVVVDEPDTESAISILRGIKEKYETHHKVRIKDEAIIGAVELSQRYITSRFLPDKAIDLMDEAAAKLRMEINSKPEELDILDRKIMQLEIEIEAIKRENDVSKLKSLNADLANLKEERNEINAKWQSEKTVVDSIQSLKTAIEESKLEAEKAERNGDYGRVAELRYGKIKELQEELEEQQKILSEQEDNALIKEEVTYDNIAEVVAKWTGIPVTKMLQSEREKLLRLEDELHKRVVGQEEAIEAVSDAVRRSRAGLQNPNKPIGSFLFLGTTGVGKTELAKALAEYLFDDDNAITRIDMSEYQERHSVSRLVGAPPGYVGYDEGGQLTEAVRRKPYSVVLLDEIEKAHPDTFNILLQVLDEGRLTDNKGRVADFKNAIIIMTSNMGSHIIQEKFETMKGEIHSAMDLAKDEVLGLLKQSVRPEFLNRIDDITMFTPLSEHNIRNIVEIQLNSVKKTVAEQNIVLDATEEAISYLAKKGYQPEFGARPVKRVIQKEVLNTLSKEILSGKVTTDSIILLDAFDDELVFRNQSELVSNS
- a CDS encoding phosphoglycerate mutase family protein; protein product: MKKIILVLVFIFSIQGVSAQSETTTYYLIRHTDKVLKNKGDRDPDLTKKGYLRAQKWAEVLSDVKFDMVYSSNYKRTIETAKPTAKANNIGINFYDPKKSYDKAFQKATKGKTVLIVGHSNSTPSFVNKILGESKYVEIDESNYTNLYIVNVNKDSKNSTLLHVDF
- a CDS encoding RDD family protein, whose product is MKTLQINTTQNVKINFEMANVGQRLLAFIIDNVVKFAYIYLIIELFNFSLIKDATDGDYWSVKAIDILMFLPLTFYSLYQEILMNGQTLGKRILKLRVINIEGFKPSIGDYIIRWFMRMVDFNLFILLFVYFYSMGYVNSYFGLIYMIFIIGKSIGFFMIVFTSKNQRVGDISANTVVVYLKDNASFAKTILENIKEDYKPVYANVIKLSDNDARIIKDTYTRAKNKKDYNTLIKLRSKIEEVTGIKKPKETPDIDFIATILKDFNYYTKD
- a CDS encoding stage II sporulation protein M, which codes for MREIAFIKQNKEKWLELDEVISNNIEKTPDEIADLHIKIMNDLSYAQTFYPKSNVVPYLNKLAKKSYSKIYHTKKQEKNTLVAFFLETVPLLSYKYRKYIYVSFIFFFICFFIGLLSTFNDENFARQILGNGYIDETLENIESGDALAIYKNGSTWGSFIGIFNNNLRVGLNMFLSGLFLGIGSGFYIIHNGIMVAVFQAFFYQNNSFFDSLKGIWIHGTYEIFAMIIEAACGYIIGASILFPGALSRFESFKKGLREAFYIFLSTIPFTFVAAFLEGYVTRYYNQVPTFVCILIIATCLVSISYYYLIFPFKVAAKNQVK
- a CDS encoding DUF4350 domain-containing protein, whose amino-acid sequence is MIKKRYISFILASMAALVLTSCKKTNWQENFRERSKEPFGTYIVQQEIQELFKDEQINVLNKHIDDYLIDIFYDYEADFANYVCIKPVAYRLGPESTNKLLQFAASGNDVFLSLNFFNSTLEETLGIETINLDSDIYTVADLKKLNGTLELENNVFENTSFKYDRNLRKNYFSKFDEESTTILGTQEVNDTIRPNFIKVRYEKGNIFLHTQPIAFTNYYLINGNQEYVENVFSYLPNRTIIWDPQRRASRRRGDDDKTSALSFFMKHPSLKWSLYIAFIGLLLFMFLNARRKQRAIPEVKQLKNSTQDFTHTIANLYLKEENHKNIVSKKITYFLEKIRTKYHLETRNLNSSFIEKLAAKSGNTEHTTKYLINTIIALNKKSICTQDELVRLNTLIENFLQNK